The DNA region AACGGAGCAACTGTTTGTCAGTTGAATGGTTCATAGCAAAGCGGTTCCTCCAATCTCAAGGAAAAGGAGGAACACTTTCGTTCATAACGGTAGTTTCCATACTTGGAATTACGCTTGGAACTGCCGCGCTGATTATTACGCTCTCAATACTCTCCGGTTTCGAAAAAGAAATCAAAGATAAAGTGATTGCGTTTGTCACTCATATACAAGTGACAGGATTTCAGGGGAAGTCACTGCCTGAAGTTGAATCGCTCCCGAAAAAACTTCGCGATGAACATCCTGAAATACTTTCTGTAAATCCTTATGTTGCAAAGGAGGGGATGATTCGTTCAAAACATTCTGTTGAAGGAATTTATTTGAAGGGGATTGACCTTCAGAATGTCCATCCGGCATTATCTAACTATTTGATTGAAGGGGAACAACTACAGGCATCGCCGACCGCTAATCAAATCATCATTGGAAAAAAACTTGCAAGAAAATTGAACGTTCGCGTAGGGGAGAGCGTGATAGTGTTCGGCATCTCAGGTGAACTTCAACAGATGCAACCTAAAGCAAAACAATTTATTGTCTGCGGGATGTATGAATCGGGCATGTCGGAGTACGATGATATTTATGCCTTCACCGGAATTTCTGCCGCACAACAATTATTCAGTATGACCGGGGCAATCAGCGGC from Ignavibacteriota bacterium includes:
- a CDS encoding ABC transporter permease encodes the protein MSVEWFIAKRFLQSQGKGGTLSFITVVSILGITLGTAALIITLSILSGFEKEIKDKVIAFVTHIQVTGFQGKSLPEVESLPKKLRDEHPEILSVNPYVAKEGMIRSKHSVEGIYLKGIDLQNVHPALSNYLIEGEQLQASPTANQIIIGKKLARKLNVRVGESVIVFGISGELQQMQPKAKQFIVCGMYESGMSEYDDIYAFTGISAAQQLFSMTGAISGYEVSVRDISSVESLSKQLSVSLGFPYHVTTMFRLYRNLFSWIDLQKKLSPILLVLIIVVATVNILGMLLMFVLEKIKAIGILSTLGATRTHLQRIFFYQGIFISLIGIGLGNILGAAICFLQQEFRVISLPSDIYFMTTVPIEFKVQNFLLVSGVALVLAMITTLLPSRAASRINTISAIRF